A genomic window from Accipiter gentilis chromosome 1, bAccGen1.1, whole genome shotgun sequence includes:
- the TYW5 gene encoding tRNA wybutosine-synthesizing protein 5 isoform X1 — MERREQPAVPVARLAGVGREQFLRDIYPRRKPVVLKGMELGTCTTKWTVDYLSQAEGSKEVKIHVSAVPQMDFLSKNFVYRTLPFDVFVQRAAEVKHKEYFLSEDEKYYLRSVGEDARKDIADIRKQFPVLAEDVQIPEYFEKEQFFSSVFRISSAGLQLWTHYDVMDNFLIQVTGKKRVVLYSPRDAPYLYLSGTKSKVLDVDNPDLEKYPLFVKAKRYQCFLEAGDVLFIPALWFHNVISEEFGVALNVFWKHLPAESYDKSDTYGNKDPTAASRAIQILDRALKTLEELPEEYRDFYARRMVLRIQEKAYRNDYG; from the exons atggAGCGGCGGGAGCAGCCGGCGGTGCCGGTGGCGCGGCTGGCCGGGGTCGGGCGGGAGCAGTTCCTGCGAGACATCTACCCCCGG AGAAAGCCAGTAGTCCTGAAAGGAATGGAACTGGGGACTTGTACAACCAAATGGACAGTAGATTACTTGAGCCAAGCTGAAGGATCTAAAGAAGTAAAGATTCATGTTTCTGCAGTGCCACAGATGGATTTCCTCAGTAAGAACTTTGTCTATAG aacTCTGCCTTTTGATGTATTTGTACAAAGAGCAGCTGAAGTCAAACACAAGGAGTACTTTCTTTCTGAG GATGAAAAGTACTATTTGCGATCAGTGGGTGAAGATGCTAGGAAG GATATTGCAGATATCAGAAAGCAGTTTCCTGTTTTGGCAGAAGATGTTCAGATTCCAGAGTATTTTGAGAAGGAACAGTTTTTCTCTAGTGTATTCCGCATCAGCTCAGCTGGATTACAGTTATGGACACATTATGAT GTAATGGATAACTTCTTAATccaagtaacaggaaaaaaacgaGTTGTTTTGTATAGTCCTCGAGATGCACCGTATTTATATTTATCAG GTACTAAGTCAAAGGTGCTGGATGTGGATAACCCAGATTTAGAGAAATATCCCCTTTTTGTGAAAGCCAAGCGCTATCAGTGTTTTCTGGAAGCAGGAGATGTGTTATTTATTCCAG CTTTGTGGTTCCACAATGTAATTTCTGAGGAATTTGGAGTGGCACTGAATGTCTTTTGGAAGCACCTTCCTGCTGAGTCCTATGATAAGAGTGACACTTATGGAAATAAAGATCCCACAGCAGCCTCTAGAGCTATACAGATCTTGGACAGGGCCTTGAAAACACTTGAAGAACTACCTGAGGAATATAGGGATTTTTATGCTCGGAGAATGGTGTTACGCATCCAAGAAAAAGCCTATAGGAATGATTATGGATAA
- the TYW5 gene encoding tRNA wybutosine-synthesizing protein 5 isoform X2 produces the protein MELGTCTTKWTVDYLSQAEGSKEVKIHVSAVPQMDFLSKNFVYRTLPFDVFVQRAAEVKHKEYFLSEDEKYYLRSVGEDARKDIADIRKQFPVLAEDVQIPEYFEKEQFFSSVFRISSAGLQLWTHYDVMDNFLIQVTGKKRVVLYSPRDAPYLYLSGTKSKVLDVDNPDLEKYPLFVKAKRYQCFLEAGDVLFIPALWFHNVISEEFGVALNVFWKHLPAESYDKSDTYGNKDPTAASRAIQILDRALKTLEELPEEYRDFYARRMVLRIQEKAYRNDYG, from the exons ATGGAACTGGGGACTTGTACAACCAAATGGACAGTAGATTACTTGAGCCAAGCTGAAGGATCTAAAGAAGTAAAGATTCATGTTTCTGCAGTGCCACAGATGGATTTCCTCAGTAAGAACTTTGTCTATAG aacTCTGCCTTTTGATGTATTTGTACAAAGAGCAGCTGAAGTCAAACACAAGGAGTACTTTCTTTCTGAG GATGAAAAGTACTATTTGCGATCAGTGGGTGAAGATGCTAGGAAG GATATTGCAGATATCAGAAAGCAGTTTCCTGTTTTGGCAGAAGATGTTCAGATTCCAGAGTATTTTGAGAAGGAACAGTTTTTCTCTAGTGTATTCCGCATCAGCTCAGCTGGATTACAGTTATGGACACATTATGAT GTAATGGATAACTTCTTAATccaagtaacaggaaaaaaacgaGTTGTTTTGTATAGTCCTCGAGATGCACCGTATTTATATTTATCAG GTACTAAGTCAAAGGTGCTGGATGTGGATAACCCAGATTTAGAGAAATATCCCCTTTTTGTGAAAGCCAAGCGCTATCAGTGTTTTCTGGAAGCAGGAGATGTGTTATTTATTCCAG CTTTGTGGTTCCACAATGTAATTTCTGAGGAATTTGGAGTGGCACTGAATGTCTTTTGGAAGCACCTTCCTGCTGAGTCCTATGATAAGAGTGACACTTATGGAAATAAAGATCCCACAGCAGCCTCTAGAGCTATACAGATCTTGGACAGGGCCTTGAAAACACTTGAAGAACTACCTGAGGAATATAGGGATTTTTATGCTCGGAGAATGGTGTTACGCATCCAAGAAAAAGCCTATAGGAATGATTATGGATAA
- the MAIP1 gene encoding m-AAA protease-interacting protein 1, mitochondrial — translation MALRAAPGRGRWLARALAAPGAARVPPPPPPAAAAVASALPLAGRRPLRPPARFASTAGQGPEAEGPQRRVVVVRITSPFAWLRTRFYYLLIRLYFDQEFSIEEFTRGAKQAFSVVSKLLSQRKLDLLDELVSAEVLQVLKEKISLLPDNHRDALAADIDAIMYTTEGDVRIYYDDDGRKFVSILMRFWYLNGANLPDEVPGETKVFQIVFGDESTKEKRHLLTANYEFQREFTEGAKPDWTITRIEHPRLLE, via the exons ATGGCGCTGCGCGCGGCTCCCGGCCGCGGGCGCTGGCTCGCGCGCGCCCTCGCGGCGCCGGGGGCGGCCcgggtgccgccgccgccgccgcccgccgccgccgccgttgcctCGGCCCTGCCGCTGGCCGGGCGCCGGCCGCTCCGACCCCCCGCGCGGTTCGCCAGCaccgccgggcaggggccggaggCCGAGGGTCCGCAgcggcgggtggtggtggtgaggatcACCAGCCCCTTCGCCTGGCTCCGCACCCGCTTCTATTATCTCCTCATCCGCCTCTACTTCGACCAGGAGTTCAGCATCGAGGAGTTCACCCGGGGGGCCAAGCAG GCCTTCTCTGTTGTTTCAAAGCTGCTGTCTCAGCGTAAACTTGACCTGCTGGATGAACTTGTATCAGCAGAG GTACTTCAGGTGCTGAAGGAAAAGATTTCTTTGCTCCCCGACAATCACAGGGATGCTTTAGCAGCTGACATTGATGCAATCATGTATACAACAGAAGGAGATGTTCGCATTTACTATGATGATGATG GAAGAAAGTTTGTTAGCATCCTGATGCGTTTCTGGTATCTCAATGGTGCTAACCTACCTGATGAAGTACCAGGCGAAACCAAAGTTTTCCAGATTGTGTTTGGAGatgaaagcacaaaagaaaaaagacatcttTTAACAGCAAACTATGA gtTCCAAAGGGAATTCACAGAAGGAGCAAAACCAGACTGGACAATTACACGGATTGAACATCCAAGGCTATTAGAATAA
- the C1H2orf69 gene encoding mitochondrial protein C2orf69 homolog codes for MSKRCPPAAASLLRGLVGPAALCLGRSMSLCGAPAACAAGPAGGSGSGSGSGAGFSSARLSPPWLRLPEVPGAEPHRANELLLLLPPPPAPRGPAPPQHHVVYFPGDVQNYHDIMSCHPENFQWEHWSFENVATILARRFPNSFIWVVKCSRMHLHKFSCYDNFVASNMFGAPEHSTDFGAFKHLHALLVNAFRFSQNILLSQKSVHGVSKDAKIAACKSQPQSVPTTNGCSSTERERDCECSNNSAVNFIIPSAVGAVSFTLIGFSKGCVVLNQLLYELKEAKKDKNTDAFLKNIKAIYWLDGGHSGGSNTWVTYPEVLKELAETGIEVHAHVTPYQVFDTMRSWIGREHEKFVQILEEFGVEINDQLHFADDVPSLDNHFRVHEVF; via the exons ATGAGCAAGCGgtgcccgccggccgccgcctcgCTGCTGCGGGGGCTCGTCGGCCCCGCTGCCCTCTGCCTGGGCAGGAGCATGAGCCTCTGCGGGGCGCCGGCCGCCTGCGCCGCGGGGCCTgcgggcggcagcggcagcggcagcggcagcggcgcgGGCTTCTCCTCAGCGCGGCTGAGCCCGCCGTGGCTGCGGCTGCCTGAGGTGCCGGGCGCGGAGCCGCACCGGGCCAacgagctgctgctgctgctgccgccgccgccggccccgcgcggcCCAGCCCCGCCGCAGCATCACGTTGTCTACTTCCCGGGGGACGTGCAG aactaTCATGACATCATGTCTTGCCACCCAGAAAACTTTCAGTGGGAGCACTGGAGTTTTGAAAATGTTGCTACCATACTTGCTCGCCGGTTCCCTAATAGCTTTATTTGGGTTGTAAAGTGTTCTCGAATGCACCTGCACAAATTCAGTTGCTATGACAACTTTGTGGCAAGCAACATGTTTGGAGCACCAGAGCACAGCACTGACTTTGGAGCTTTCAAGCATCTCCATGCATTGCTAGTTAATGCATTCAGATTCTCTCAGAATATTCTGCTGTCCCAGAAAAGTGTGCATGGTGTCAGCAAGGATGCAAAAATAGCTGCTTGTAAATCACAGCCACAGTCTGTTCCTACAACAAATGGCTGCTCAtccacagaaagagagagagattgtgAATGCTCTAATAATTCTGCTGTGAACTTCATTATACCGTCTGCTGTAGGTGCAGTGTCATTTACTTTGATTGGCTTCAGTAAAGGTTGTGTGGTTTTGAACCAGCTGCTTTATGAGCTGAAGGAAGCTAAAAAAGACAAGAATACAGATGCCTTcttaaaaaacataaaagcaatttACTGGTTGGATGGTGGTCACTCGGGAGGAAGCAATACTTGGGTTACTTACCCTGAAGTGCTGAAAGAACTTGCAGAGACAGGAATTGAAGTTCATGCTCATGTTACACCATACCAAGTGTTTGACACAATGAGGTCATGGATTGGGAGAGAGCATGAGAAATTTGTACAGATACTTGAAGAATTTGGTGTGGAAATAAATGATCAACTACATTTTGCTGATGACGTTCCCTCCTTAGATAACCATTTCAGAGTTCATGAAGTATTTTGA